The following proteins are encoded in a genomic region of Natrinema sp. DC36:
- a CDS encoding HNH endonuclease yields the protein MDCPSCGKSLRTTQGMRQHHTKVHGDPLPNRTCSGCETEFYDPKARREYCESCNPNGAEHNGNWSDATETAACKRCESTFSYYPSSKKGVYCSKCVEAAEGLLPDNYAVKGDRITVRCQSCGNDLEVRPAKVDEQKRGFFCTLDCYGDWLSENVVGPDHHQWEGGTIEYGRTWWRIRRRALERDGYTCQYCGAEKAELDRNPDVHHLQPVRSYDNPEDAHTMENVITLCRSCHRRAEEGQIAVSPHAEK from the coding sequence ATGGATTGTCCGTCGTGTGGGAAATCGCTCCGGACGACACAAGGAATGCGCCAGCATCACACGAAGGTGCACGGCGATCCGCTTCCGAACCGAACCTGTAGCGGTTGTGAAACCGAGTTCTACGATCCGAAAGCACGGCGAGAATACTGCGAGAGCTGCAATCCGAACGGTGCCGAACACAACGGAAACTGGAGCGATGCCACGGAAACCGCGGCCTGTAAACGCTGTGAATCGACGTTCTCGTACTATCCGTCGTCCAAGAAAGGCGTCTACTGTTCGAAGTGTGTCGAAGCTGCCGAGGGACTGCTCCCGGACAATTACGCTGTAAAAGGCGACAGAATAACGGTACGGTGCCAGTCGTGTGGGAACGACCTCGAGGTTCGTCCGGCGAAGGTCGACGAACAGAAACGGGGCTTCTTCTGTACGTTGGACTGTTATGGCGACTGGCTTTCGGAGAACGTCGTCGGCCCGGACCACCATCAGTGGGAGGGCGGTACGATCGAATACGGCCGTACGTGGTGGCGTATTCGCCGGCGAGCACTCGAGCGAGATGGATACACGTGCCAGTATTGTGGCGCAGAGAAGGCGGAACTCGATCGGAATCCAGATGTTCATCATCTTCAGCCAGTTCGGTCGTACGACAACCCCGAGGACGCACATACGATGGAAAACGTCATTACGCTCTGCCGGAGCTGTCATCGACGAGCCGAGGAGGGACAGATAGCCGTTTCCCCTCACGCCGAAAAGTAA
- a CDS encoding NADH-quinone oxidoreductase subunit B gives MSSEQPRQQIYDSTAPSSDTRDSRIGEGADDRFNSRLREAFGSTPFILTKFDKFMNWVRGNSMFMLQFGIACCSIEMMHTYAIKHDLDRFGAGVPRASPRQADVMIVPGTIVSKFGPRMKRVYDQMPEPKFVVGMGSCTISGGPFQEGYNVVKGAEEIIPIDIHVPGCPPRPEALVYGIAKLQERIRNGESTPVVVKPYELEEFGDLPQDELVQKLADDIDEEDLVMRYNWADSP, from the coding sequence ATGAGTAGCGAACAACCACGCCAGCAAATCTACGACAGCACCGCACCGTCGTCGGACACCCGCGACTCGCGGATCGGTGAGGGTGCCGACGACCGCTTCAACTCTAGGCTTCGCGAGGCCTTCGGGTCGACCCCGTTCATCCTCACGAAGTTCGACAAGTTCATGAACTGGGTGCGGGGCAACTCGATGTTCATGCTCCAGTTCGGGATCGCGTGCTGCAGCATCGAGATGATGCACACGTACGCGATCAAACACGATCTGGACCGGTTCGGGGCCGGCGTTCCGCGCGCCTCGCCCCGACAGGCCGACGTGATGATCGTTCCGGGGACGATCGTCTCGAAGTTCGGGCCCCGCATGAAGCGGGTCTACGATCAGATGCCCGAACCCAAGTTCGTGGTCGGCATGGGCTCGTGTACCATCTCCGGCGGCCCCTTCCAGGAGGGCTACAACGTCGTCAAGGGTGCCGAGGAGATAATCCCCATCGACATCCACGTTCCTGGCTGCCCACCGCGACCGGAGGCACTCGTCTACGGCATCGCCAAACTGCAAGAGCGGATCCGCAACGGCGAGTCGACTCCGGTCGTCGTCAAGCCATACGAACTCGAGGAGTTCGGCGACCTGCCGCAGGACGAACTCGTCCAGAAACTCGCCGACGATATCGACGAGGAGGATCTCGTCATGCGATACAACTGGGCTGATTCGCCATGA
- a CDS encoding 5-(carboxyamino)imidazole ribonucleotide synthase, translating to MTTLRTPGPTIGVVGGGQLGRMLAEAAAPLGVEVVVLDPTPDCPAAPVARDQIVAGFDDEAGIRELASRADILTFEIELADQDVMERVSDDTGTPVHPKPSTLETIHDKLVQKRELEDAGVPVPPFRAVEDADDIRGAIDDYGAPVMLKARTGGYDGRGNVPVESKADAADALESVAGPAMVESFVDFEREVSVIAVKGEDEIATFPIGENVHEDEILRETVVPARSSEDITERAHAVARDVLEVMDGRGVYGIELFETREGEILLNEIAPRPHNSGHWTIEGAQSSQFEQHARAVLGWPLGSTKLRSPTVLTNLLADVDEEGRAELSDIDRILETPAAHLHWYGKRQARPLRKMGHVTVSGETEDADVEALLETARDLEERVTFRT from the coding sequence ATGACGACGCTACGGACGCCGGGACCGACGATCGGCGTAGTTGGCGGGGGACAGCTCGGGCGGATGCTCGCCGAAGCGGCCGCGCCGCTGGGCGTCGAGGTGGTCGTGCTCGATCCGACGCCGGACTGCCCCGCCGCACCGGTGGCTCGCGACCAGATCGTCGCCGGGTTCGACGACGAGGCGGGAATCCGCGAACTCGCCTCGCGCGCGGACATACTCACCTTCGAGATCGAACTCGCGGATCAGGACGTGATGGAGCGGGTGAGCGACGACACGGGCACGCCCGTTCACCCGAAGCCGTCGACGCTCGAGACGATCCACGACAAACTCGTTCAAAAGCGCGAACTCGAGGACGCCGGCGTTCCGGTGCCGCCGTTCCGCGCGGTCGAGGACGCCGACGACATACGCGGGGCGATCGACGACTACGGCGCGCCGGTGATGCTCAAGGCCCGCACCGGGGGGTACGACGGGCGCGGGAACGTCCCCGTCGAGTCGAAAGCCGACGCTGCGGACGCCCTCGAGTCGGTCGCCGGCCCCGCGATGGTCGAGTCGTTCGTCGACTTCGAGCGCGAGGTGTCCGTCATCGCGGTCAAAGGCGAGGACGAAATCGCGACCTTCCCGATCGGGGAAAACGTCCACGAGGACGAGATTCTCCGGGAGACCGTCGTTCCGGCGCGCTCGAGCGAGGACATCACCGAGCGCGCTCATGCTGTCGCGCGCGACGTGCTCGAGGTGATGGACGGACGGGGCGTGTACGGAATTGAGTTGTTCGAAACGCGCGAGGGGGAAATCCTGCTCAACGAGATCGCGCCGCGCCCGCACAATTCGGGTCACTGGACGATCGAGGGCGCCCAGAGCTCGCAGTTCGAACAGCACGCGCGGGCGGTGCTGGGTTGGCCGCTCGGTTCGACTAAGCTGCGTTCGCCGACCGTTCTGACGAACCTGCTGGCTGACGTCGACGAGGAAGGGCGCGCGGAGTTGAGCGACATCGACCGCATCCTCGAGACACCCGCCGCGCATCTCCACTGGTATGGCAAGCGGCAAGCCCGACCGCTACGCAAGATGGGCCACGTCACCGTCTCGGGCGAGACCGAGGACGCCGACGTCGAAGCGTTACTGGAGACCGCGCGCGACCTCGAGGAGCGCGTGACGTTCCGGACGTAG
- a CDS encoding DUF4097 family beta strand repeat-containing protein yields MRTAISRRRLLAGGSLGILSALAGCIATGRGATETETKTYDVDGLSALSLEGVNGSVSVDGNRADAIEVRAHKAAPTEGSLESLTLETERSDGHLTIETHRDETPFLFGPDPKVDLEVTVPAGVRLARAETTNGNVDVRNATGELTAETTNGRVDVEGVDGGASAESTNGIVRVADVSGDVRAETTNGDIDVTLTDGDGDVTAESTNGEITVRAPASIDATVSIETTNGEVGVEGFDGSDGSSDGGLELTVGDGTRRIRLETENGDVTVRSDDAA; encoded by the coding sequence ATGAGAACGGCCATCTCGCGGCGGCGGCTACTCGCTGGGGGAAGTCTCGGGATTCTCAGCGCGCTCGCCGGCTGTATCGCGACCGGCAGGGGAGCAACGGAAACCGAGACGAAAACGTACGACGTCGACGGACTCAGTGCACTCTCGCTGGAAGGTGTAAACGGTTCGGTCTCCGTGGACGGGAATCGGGCGGACGCGATCGAAGTACGCGCCCACAAAGCGGCACCGACCGAGGGTTCCCTCGAGTCGCTGACGCTCGAAACCGAGCGAAGCGACGGGCATCTCACGATCGAAACGCACCGGGACGAGACGCCGTTCCTGTTCGGCCCGGATCCGAAGGTGGACCTCGAAGTGACGGTTCCAGCGGGAGTTCGGCTCGCTCGGGCGGAGACGACGAACGGCAACGTCGACGTTCGAAACGCGACCGGTGAACTGACGGCCGAGACAACGAACGGCCGCGTCGATGTCGAGGGCGTCGACGGCGGAGCGAGTGCCGAGAGCACCAACGGCATCGTTCGCGTCGCCGACGTCAGTGGTGATGTCCGCGCGGAGACGACGAACGGGGATATCGACGTTACGCTCACGGACGGGGACGGCGACGTGACCGCGGAGAGCACCAACGGCGAGATCACCGTTCGAGCACCCGCATCGATCGATGCGACCGTCAGCATCGAGACGACGAACGGCGAGGTGGGAGTCGAAGGATTCGACGGTTCGGACGGTTCGAGCGACGGGGGACTCGAGCTGACGGTCGGCGACGGAACGCGGCGCATCCGTCTCGAGACGGAGAACGGCGACGTAACGGTTCGAAGCGATGACGCGGCGTAA
- a CDS encoding AIR carboxylase family protein has product MSDSVSELIERLRSEAEQHRPSEETPDVGIVMGSDSDLETMMTGGTRRGAYDAFVDELGFAEQTDFENPPAERFTFETYVTSAHRTPDLMTTYAETAEERGLDVIIAGAGGKSADLPNMTASIAYPLPVIGVPVQEKSVDSVIGMPTGAPLVAVDAGKSFNAALSAAQILARQYDDVRDRLVAYHEDLREGVGAVSRELHDSGTPAFRDRDR; this is encoded by the coding sequence ATGAGCGACAGCGTCAGCGAACTGATCGAGCGCCTGCGCAGCGAGGCCGAACAGCATCGCCCGTCCGAGGAAACCCCGGACGTGGGGATCGTCATGGGCAGCGACTCCGACCTCGAGACGATGATGACCGGCGGGACGCGCCGAGGTGCCTACGACGCGTTCGTCGACGAACTCGGCTTCGCCGAGCAGACTGACTTCGAGAACCCGCCCGCGGAACGGTTCACGTTCGAGACCTACGTGACCTCGGCTCACCGAACGCCGGACTTAATGACGACTTACGCGGAGACGGCCGAAGAGCGGGGCCTCGACGTAATCATCGCCGGGGCGGGCGGGAAATCCGCGGATCTCCCGAACATGACCGCGTCGATCGCGTATCCGCTGCCGGTCATCGGCGTTCCGGTCCAGGAGAAGTCCGTCGACAGCGTCATCGGGATGCCAACGGGGGCGCCGCTGGTCGCGGTCGACGCCGGCAAGTCCTTTAACGCCGCGCTGTCGGCCGCCCAGATCCTCGCGCGCCAGTACGACGACGTTCGCGACCGACTCGTCGCGTATCACGAGGACCTGCGCGAGGGCGTCGGCGCCGTCTCTCGAGAACTCCACGACTCCGGGACGCCGGCGTTCCGGGACCGAGATCGGTAA
- a CDS encoding complex I subunit 1 family protein encodes MFGAVAAYPLQDTVLLPERIGELTGLDGFGLGGELLATFLAAFIIGNLMLAMTGVAGPWAKRKITAAFTDRIAVNRLGPAGIFIIVADAVRLLSKELIIPENADRPAYDLAPIVVAASALLGFAVIPMGSGIHLADPEVGLAYVFAVSGIASLGLVMAGYASANKYSLIGGLRAVAQNIAYEIPLVVTGMSVVIFAGTLQMGEIVAAQHETLIEIAGISIPTWYAFVNPFAFVLFLIANFAEVGRNPFDTPEAPTEIVAGYQTEYSSVYFVLIYLGEFLHIFLGGAIIATIFLGGPAGPILPGIVWFLIKIWAVFFATQWLRSAVPRVRIDQLIEIGWKGLLVLSFANLVLTAVIVGLLA; translated from the coding sequence ATGTTCGGTGCGGTTGCTGCGTATCCGCTGCAGGACACGGTCTTGCTTCCCGAACGGATCGGCGAGCTGACCGGCCTCGACGGGTTCGGCCTCGGCGGCGAACTGCTCGCGACCTTTCTCGCGGCCTTCATCATCGGGAACCTGATGCTCGCGATGACCGGCGTCGCGGGGCCGTGGGCCAAACGGAAGATCACCGCCGCGTTTACGGACCGAATCGCGGTCAATCGGCTCGGACCGGCCGGGATCTTCATCATCGTCGCCGACGCCGTTCGGCTCCTGTCGAAGGAGCTGATTATCCCGGAGAACGCGGATCGTCCGGCCTACGACCTCGCGCCGATCGTCGTCGCGGCGTCGGCGCTGCTGGGCTTTGCCGTCATTCCGATGGGAAGCGGGATCCACCTCGCGGACCCCGAAGTCGGACTCGCGTACGTCTTCGCGGTCTCGGGGATCGCGAGTCTGGGCCTGGTGATGGCCGGCTACGCGTCGGCGAACAAGTACTCCCTGATCGGGGGGCTTCGCGCGGTGGCACAGAACATCGCCTACGAGATCCCGCTGGTCGTCACCGGGATGTCGGTCGTGATCTTCGCCGGCACGCTGCAGATGGGCGAGATCGTCGCGGCCCAACACGAGACGCTGATAGAGATCGCCGGGATCTCGATTCCGACGTGGTACGCGTTCGTCAACCCCTTCGCGTTCGTCCTGTTCCTCATCGCGAACTTCGCGGAGGTCGGCCGCAACCCCTTCGACACGCCGGAGGCACCGACCGAGATCGTCGCCGGCTACCAGACCGAGTACTCCTCGGTCTACTTCGTGTTGATCTACCTCGGGGAGTTCCTCCACATCTTCCTCGGCGGCGCGATCATCGCGACGATCTTCCTCGGCGGACCTGCCGGGCCGATCCTCCCGGGCATCGTCTGGTTCCTCATCAAGATCTGGGCGGTGTTCTTCGCGACGCAGTGGCTGCGTTCGGCGGTACCACGCGTTCGGATCGACCAACTGATCGAGATCGGCTGGAAGGGGCTGCTGGTCCTCTCTTTCGCCAATCTCGTCCTGACCGCGGTAATCGTGGGGCTGCTAGCATGA
- a CDS encoding NADH-quinone oxidoreductase subunit I, which produces MIGILKSMATTMKHALDGSTFTVEYPETAPDVSPRFRGVHKFSQERCIWCRQCENVCPNDTIQIVTNDQRQGEQYNLHIGQCIYCRLCEEVCPVDAILLTENFEFTADTKHDFVYNKEQLKAVPWYKDIDPLAAREPDRGAWVGEGEGDVDYQ; this is translated from the coding sequence ATGATCGGGATACTCAAATCGATGGCAACGACGATGAAGCACGCACTGGACGGCTCCACCTTCACGGTGGAGTACCCGGAGACCGCACCCGACGTTTCGCCGCGATTCCGTGGCGTTCACAAGTTCAGTCAGGAGCGGTGTATCTGGTGTCGCCAGTGCGAGAACGTCTGTCCGAACGACACCATTCAGATCGTGACGAACGATCAGCGACAGGGCGAACAGTACAACCTCCACATCGGGCAGTGCATCTACTGCCGGCTCTGCGAGGAAGTTTGCCCCGTCGACGCCATCCTGCTCACGGAGAACTTCGAGTTCACCGCGGACACGAAACACGACTTCGTCTACAACAAAGAGCAGCTGAAGGCGGTACCGTGGTACAAGGACATCGACCCGCTCGCCGCCCGCGAACCCGACCGGGGCGCGTGGGTCGGCGAGGGTGAGGGGGATGTCGACTACCAGTAA
- a CDS encoding NADH-quinone oxidoreductase subunit D: protein MSTGLERGQQPPVEVSEDDLAALIGDRALTRDDHLNAPGFVIRPDDVQDVLTDLRDEAGFDHLSCLTAQEYADRYESIYHLKKYADPTQEVSIVVPTTTDNPVSQTAEPVFRTADWHEREAFDLVGIDYEGHPDPRRILLPETWQGHPLSRGYDQEKPQLVTLSEHANPVQPDHHDDESDTMFLNIGPHHPATHGVLHIETVLDGETVVDVDPDIGYLHRCEEQMCQQGTYRHQIMPYPDRWDYVSAGLLNEWAYARTVEDLADIEVPEYAQVIRTMSAEMCRIAAHMLALATFALDVYGDFTAIFQYGMRDREVIQDILEDLTGQRLMFNYFRLGGVAWDLPEPREEFIEKTRDFLDGLPAKVDEYNDLLTGNEIFQIRCHDTGILEPEVAKQYGCTGPVARGSGIDYDLRRDDPYGYYENLEWDVVTEDGCDNFSRVLVRMQEVEESAKIIEQCLDLLAEWPEDERTVQSNVPRTLKPDPDTEVYRAVEGAKGELGIYIRSDGTDKPGRFKIRSPCFHNLSALPEMSEGEYVPDLIASLGSLDIVLGEVDR, encoded by the coding sequence ATGAGCACGGGACTCGAGCGAGGGCAGCAGCCACCGGTCGAGGTGTCGGAAGACGATCTCGCGGCGCTGATCGGTGATCGTGCGCTCACACGCGACGATCACCTGAACGCGCCGGGGTTCGTCATCCGGCCGGACGACGTCCAGGACGTCCTCACGGATCTGCGGGACGAGGCCGGGTTCGATCACCTCTCCTGTCTCACCGCCCAGGAGTACGCCGACCGATACGAGTCGATCTACCACCTCAAGAAGTACGCCGATCCGACACAGGAGGTCTCGATCGTCGTCCCGACGACCACCGACAACCCGGTCAGCCAGACCGCCGAGCCGGTCTTCCGGACGGCCGACTGGCACGAGCGGGAAGCCTTCGACCTCGTCGGCATCGACTACGAGGGCCACCCCGATCCGCGTCGGATCCTCCTGCCCGAAACCTGGCAGGGACATCCGCTCTCGCGGGGGTATGATCAGGAAAAACCACAGCTCGTAACCCTCTCGGAGCACGCCAACCCGGTCCAGCCGGACCACCACGACGACGAGTCGGACACGATGTTCCTCAACATCGGACCGCATCACCCGGCGACCCACGGCGTGCTCCACATCGAGACGGTGCTGGACGGCGAGACGGTCGTCGACGTCGACCCCGATATCGGCTATCTGCACCGCTGCGAGGAGCAGATGTGCCAGCAGGGGACCTACCGTCACCAGATCATGCCCTACCCGGACCGCTGGGACTACGTCTCGGCCGGTCTGCTCAACGAGTGGGCTTACGCGCGCACGGTCGAGGACCTCGCGGACATCGAGGTCCCCGAGTACGCCCAGGTCATCCGGACGATGAGCGCCGAGATGTGCCGGATCGCCGCGCACATGCTCGCGCTGGCCACGTTCGCACTGGACGTCTACGGCGACTTCACCGCCATCTTCCAGTACGGCATGCGCGACCGAGAGGTCATTCAGGACATCCTCGAGGACCTGACCGGCCAGCGGCTCATGTTCAACTACTTCCGGCTGGGCGGGGTCGCCTGGGACCTTCCGGAACCCCGCGAGGAGTTCATCGAGAAGACGCGAGACTTCCTCGACGGGCTCCCCGCGAAGGTCGACGAGTACAACGACCTGCTGACCGGCAACGAAATCTTCCAGATCCGGTGTCACGACACCGGGATCCTCGAGCCCGAGGTCGCCAAACAGTACGGCTGTACCGGGCCCGTCGCCCGGGGCTCGGGCATCGATTACGACCTCCGTCGCGACGACCCCTACGGCTACTACGAGAACCTCGAGTGGGACGTCGTCACCGAGGACGGCTGTGACAACTTCAGCCGCGTTCTGGTGCGCATGCAGGAGGTCGAGGAGTCCGCGAAGATCATCGAGCAGTGTCTCGACTTACTCGCCGAGTGGCCAGAAGACGAGCGGACGGTTCAGAGCAACGTCCCACGGACGCTGAAACCCGACCCGGATACGGAGGTTTACCGCGCCGTCGAGGGGGCGAAGGGCGAACTCGGGATTTACATTCGTTCGGACGGGACGGACAAGCCGGGTCGGTTCAAGATCCGGAGTCCGTGCTTCCACAACCTCTCGGCGCTGCCCGAGATGTCCGAAGGGGAGTACGTGCCCGATCTGATCGCGTCGCTTGGCAGCCTCGATATCGTGCTCGGGGAGGTGGATCGCTAG
- a CDS encoding NADH-quinone oxidoreductase subunit A gives MNDWIAIGALALVGVLIPFGMMAVSYLLRPTVPETSKRATYESGEIPTGGTRIRFNIQYYMVALLFVIFDIETVLLFPWAVAYQDALAEPEISLVGALGPMLLFVAILLVGLAWAWRNGAVQWAQTTRQLETDRQ, from the coding sequence ATGAATGATTGGATCGCTATCGGGGCGCTGGCACTCGTCGGGGTGTTGATACCGTTCGGGATGATGGCGGTATCGTATCTCCTGCGACCCACCGTGCCCGAAACGAGCAAACGCGCCACCTACGAGAGTGGCGAGATTCCGACCGGCGGAACGCGCATCCGGTTCAATATTCAGTACTACATGGTTGCGCTTCTGTTCGTCATCTTCGATATCGAGACCGTCCTCCTGTTCCCGTGGGCGGTCGCCTACCAGGATGCGCTCGCTGAACCGGAAATCTCACTCGTCGGTGCGCTCGGGCCGATGCTGTTGTTCGTCGCCATCCTGCTCGTCGGACTCGCGTGGGCGTGGCGCAACGGCGCAGTACAGTGGGCACAGACCACTCGCCAGCTGGAAACTGACAGACAATGA
- a CDS encoding pyridoxal phosphate-dependent aminotransferase: protein MTMEFTDRVSRVEPSATLAISALATELEAEGADVVDLSVGEPDFPTPENIVEAGKDAMDAGHTGYTTSAGILELREAIADKLADDGLDHDSDEIIVTPGAKQALYEIVQALIQDGDEVALLDPAWVSYEAMVKMAGGDLTRVDLSNSDFRLEPALDDLAAAVSDETKLLIVNSPSNPTGAVYSDAALEGVRDLAVEHDITVISDEIYKEITYGVEPTSLGTLEGMADRTITVNGFSKAYSMTGWRLGYFAGPEGLIDQAGKLHSHSVSSAVNFVQHAGLEALETEDAVTEMTDAFEERRDLVVDLLAEYDVDVAVPEGAFYMMLPVDDDDQAWCEGAIEDAHVATVPGSAFGTPGYARISYAASEERLEEGVERLAEEGYL, encoded by the coding sequence ATGACGATGGAATTTACCGACCGCGTCAGCCGAGTCGAACCGTCCGCAACGCTTGCCATCTCCGCGCTCGCCACCGAACTCGAGGCCGAGGGCGCAGACGTCGTCGACCTGAGCGTCGGCGAACCCGACTTCCCCACGCCCGAAAACATCGTCGAGGCCGGCAAGGACGCGATGGACGCCGGCCACACCGGCTACACCACCTCCGCCGGCATCCTCGAACTGCGCGAGGCGATCGCTGACAAGCTGGCCGACGACGGGCTCGATCACGACTCGGACGAGATCATCGTCACGCCCGGTGCGAAGCAGGCGCTCTACGAGATCGTGCAGGCGCTCATCCAGGACGGCGACGAAGTCGCCCTGCTCGATCCCGCCTGGGTCTCCTACGAGGCGATGGTCAAGATGGCCGGCGGCGACCTCACCCGCGTCGACCTTTCGAACTCCGACTTCCGGCTCGAGCCCGCACTCGACGACCTCGCGGCCGCGGTCTCCGACGAAACGAAGCTGTTGATCGTCAACTCGCCGTCGAACCCGACCGGTGCAGTCTACTCCGACGCCGCACTCGAGGGCGTCCGCGACCTCGCCGTCGAACACGACATCACCGTCATCTCCGACGAGATCTACAAGGAGATCACCTACGGCGTCGAACCGACGAGTCTCGGCACGCTCGAGGGGATGGCCGATCGCACGATCACGGTCAACGGCTTCTCGAAAGCGTACTCGATGACCGGCTGGCGTCTGGGCTACTTCGCCGGCCCCGAAGGGCTGATCGACCAGGCCGGGAAGCTTCACAGCCACTCGGTCTCCTCCGCGGTGAACTTCGTCCAGCACGCCGGTCTCGAGGCGCTCGAGACCGAAGACGCCGTCACGGAGATGACCGACGCGTTCGAGGAGCGCCGCGATCTAGTTGTCGACCTGCTCGCCGAGTACGACGTCGACGTGGCGGTTCCGGAGGGGGCCTTCTACATGATGCTTCCCGTCGATGACGACGATCAAGCCTGGTGTGAGGGCGCTATCGAGGACGCCCACGTCGCGACCGTCCCGGGGAGTGCGTTCGGCACGCCTGGCTACGCGCGAATCTCGTACGCGGCGAGTGAGGAACGGCTCGAGGAAGGGGTCGAGCGATTGGCCGAGGAAGGCTACCTGTAA
- the ribH gene encoding 6,7-dimethyl-8-ribityllumazine synthase gives MTTLGLVVAEFNRPITEQMEQEALEAATAAGAEVYETVRVPGVYDAPLAADRLARRDEVDAVAVIGTVITGDTDHDQVITDATAQRLSDVSLERDTPVTLGVTGPGMSAAEARERIENAAKAVDGALDLVDELPDPSPAPDSD, from the coding sequence ATGACCACGCTCGGATTGGTGGTCGCGGAATTCAACCGTCCGATCACCGAGCAGATGGAGCAGGAAGCGCTCGAGGCGGCCACCGCCGCGGGCGCCGAGGTGTACGAGACGGTCCGCGTCCCGGGTGTCTACGACGCGCCGCTGGCGGCCGACCGGCTCGCTCGCCGCGACGAAGTCGACGCAGTCGCCGTAATCGGCACCGTCATCACTGGCGATACCGACCACGACCAGGTGATCACCGACGCCACCGCCCAGCGACTCTCCGACGTGAGTCTCGAGCGCGATACGCCCGTGACCCTCGGCGTGACCGGCCCCGGAATGTCCGCCGCCGAGGCGCGCGAACGCATCGAAAACGCGGCGAAAGCCGTCGACGGCGCGCTCGATCTCGTCGACGAACTCCCCGACCCCAGTCCCGCTCCCGATTCAGACTAG